A part of Deltaproteobacteria bacterium genomic DNA contains:
- the wrbA gene encoding NAD(P)H:quinone oxidoreductase, giving the protein MKILIVYYSMYGHIHRMAEAVAEGAREVAGAEVLMRRVPETLPEEVLKKMGALEDQKGFADIPLCTMDELAAADAIIFGTPTRFGNMCGQMRQFLDATGGLWAKGALVGKVGSVFTSTGTQHGGQESTILSFHVTLLHQGMILVGLPYSFQGQTRTDEVSGGSPYGASTIAGSTGARMPSENELAAARFQGRHVATITARLVK; this is encoded by the coding sequence ATGAAGATACTGATCGTTTATTATTCCATGTACGGCCATATCCATCGCATGGCCGAGGCCGTTGCGGAAGGGGCACGTGAGGTTGCCGGTGCGGAAGTCCTGATGCGCCGTGTTCCGGAAACACTTCCGGAAGAAGTCCTCAAAAAAATGGGGGCTCTGGAAGATCAGAAAGGTTTTGCTGACATACCCCTATGTACTATGGATGAGCTTGCCGCTGCCGATGCTATTATCTTCGGAACGCCGACACGCTTTGGAAATATGTGTGGGCAGATGCGTCAGTTTCTCGATGCGACAGGGGGGCTCTGGGCAAAAGGCGCCCTTGTCGGTAAGGTTGGGAGTGTATTTACAAGTACCGGCACGCAGCACGGGGGGCAGGAATCGACTATTCTCAGTTTCCATGTTACCCTGCTCCATCAAGGGATGATCCTGGTGGGGTTGCCGTATTCGTTTCAGGGTCAGACGCGGACGGATGAAGTGAGTGGTGGGTCTCCCTACGGGGCTTCTACGATTGCAGGAAGTACAGGCGCGCGCATGCCGAGTGAAAACGAGCTGGCCGCAGCCCGGTTCCAGGGCCGCCATGTTGCCACGATTACAGCCAGGCTTGTAAAATAA
- a CDS encoding MBL fold metallo-hydrolase, whose protein sequence is MIIRCWGARGSIPVSGEEYVKYGGDTTCLEIRTKDDEIIVIDAGSGIRRLGHRLISEKRFQCTMIFTHAHWDHIMGFPFFNPIYSKKTRISMYGCPFAQVSVKHMISKIMAPPNFPVNFEKIRAEIDYHEACQSVFTIKSMTITPIPLSHPNQGVGYRFVEDGKSFVFLTDNELRFKHPGGADFQHYRDFSDGADLLVHDAEYTEQEYKKTRSWGHSVYKDALQLALEARVKKFGLFHHNQERYDKGVDEIVEDCREVVANNHAELECFALHQGMEIKL, encoded by the coding sequence ATGATCATCAGATGCTGGGGCGCACGGGGTTCAATACCGGTTTCCGGGGAGGAATACGTAAAGTATGGAGGTGATACAACCTGTCTGGAAATAAGAACAAAAGATGATGAAATCATCGTCATTGATGCCGGATCAGGCATCAGGAGACTCGGTCACAGGCTTATTTCCGAAAAACGCTTTCAATGTACAATGATTTTTACCCATGCCCATTGGGACCATATCATGGGGTTTCCTTTTTTCAACCCCATCTATTCAAAGAAAACACGTATCTCCATGTACGGATGCCCGTTTGCGCAGGTGTCGGTAAAACACATGATCTCTAAAATTATGGCGCCTCCCAATTTTCCGGTCAATTTTGAAAAAATACGGGCCGAGATTGATTACCATGAAGCGTGCCAGAGTGTTTTTACGATAAAATCGATGACAATTACTCCAATCCCGTTAAGTCATCCCAATCAGGGCGTTGGGTATAGATTTGTTGAAGACGGCAAGAGTTTTGTTTTCCTTACGGATAATGAGTTGAGGTTTAAACATCCGGGCGGTGCTGATTTTCAGCATTATCGCGATTTTTCCGACGGCGCCGACCTTTTGGTACATGACGCCGAGTATACGGAGCAGGAATATAAAAAGACGAGGTCCTGGGGACATTCTGTTTATAAAGATGCCTTGCAGTTAGCCCTCGAAGCCAGAGTGAAAAAATTCGGGTTGTTTCATCACAACCAGGAAAGGTATGATAAAGGCGTGGACGAGATAGTTGAAGATTGCCGTGAAGTCGTCGCGAATAATCATGCCGAGTTGGAATGTTTTGCCCTTCATCAGGGGATGGAAATTAAATTGTAG
- a CDS encoding MBL fold metallo-hydrolase produces MLFKRIESEGIAQYSYIIGDGREAAVIDPRLDCGIYVEEAHLEGFHIHHILETHRHEDFVLGSAALAVRTGADIWHADSQWDYRYGSAVKDGQTWKIGRLKLESMHSPGHTPGSMSYLLYDPDGMPWMVFTGDALFAGDVGRVDLMGMDRAPEMAGHLYDTLFDKLLPLGDGVIVCPAHGPGSVCAGDIGERMWTTIGLERRDNPKLQVADRDEFISLTAKKLGYPPYFRQMEKLNLEGASLCEILPVPLTIHEFTSVVQDAIVLDTRTELAFGASYVPKALSIWSAGLPSFAGWFLPCDKPILLVNESNNPDQVTRYLFRLGYSNISGFLSGGMLAWHMAGRETSSIKTVAVQSFCSLLDQGAPPWILDVRSDTELEYAGVVTGAYHIHLTELMGRVNEVPRDRTVFIFCGSGLRSMIAASLLKREGWQYLVVVLGGLAGWRSVSCPIRRN; encoded by the coding sequence TCTTCAAGCGGATCGAATCCGAAGGTATCGCGCAGTATTCATATATCATCGGTGACGGCAGGGAGGCCGCGGTAATCGACCCGAGGCTTGACTGCGGCATTTATGTGGAGGAAGCCCACCTGGAAGGTTTCCATATACATCATATCCTGGAAACCCACCGTCATGAAGATTTTGTTTTAGGATCGGCGGCGCTGGCTGTGCGAACCGGCGCCGACATCTGGCATGCCGACAGCCAGTGGGATTACCGGTACGGCAGTGCGGTTAAAGACGGCCAGACATGGAAAATCGGGAGGCTCAAACTGGAATCCATGCATTCGCCGGGCCACACGCCGGGGAGCATGAGCTATCTTCTCTACGATCCCGACGGTATGCCCTGGATGGTCTTCACGGGTGATGCCCTTTTTGCGGGTGACGTTGGGCGCGTCGATTTAATGGGTATGGATCGTGCGCCCGAGATGGCAGGCCACTTATACGATACCCTATTCGATAAGCTTCTTCCTTTGGGTGACGGAGTTATTGTTTGCCCTGCCCATGGTCCCGGTTCTGTTTGCGCCGGTGACATCGGTGAGAGGATGTGGACAACCATCGGCCTGGAGCGCCGAGATAATCCTAAATTACAGGTTGCCGATCGGGATGAATTTATTTCACTCACGGCAAAAAAACTGGGATACCCCCCCTATTTCCGGCAGATGGAAAAACTCAACCTTGAGGGAGCTTCCCTCTGTGAGATTCTTCCTGTGCCTCTTACAATACATGAATTTACAAGCGTTGTTCAGGATGCAATCGTTCTCGATACAAGGACGGAGCTTGCTTTCGGCGCCTCATATGTGCCGAAAGCTCTCTCCATATGGTCTGCCGGATTGCCAAGTTTTGCCGGATGGTTTCTTCCCTGCGATAAGCCGATACTTCTGGTCAATGAATCCAACAACCCGGATCAAGTTACCCGATATCTGTTTCGTCTGGGATATAGTAATATTTCCGGTTTTCTTTCCGGAGGGATGCTCGCGTGGCATATGGCCGGCCGGGAAACCTCATCGATTAAAACGGTTGCCGTGCAGTCGTTCTGCTCTCTCCTTGATCAGGGAGCACCGCCATGGATTTTAGATGTAAGGAGCGATACAGAGCTTGAATATGCAGGCGTGGTGACGGGCGCTTATCATATCCATCTGACCGAGCTTATGGGTCGTGTGAATGAAGTCCCCAGGGATCGCACTGTATTTATCTTTTGCGGCAGCGGTCTCCGTTCAATGATAGCTGCAAGCCTTTTGAAACGTGAAGGATGGCAATATCTGGTTGTCGTACTGGGCGGACTGGCAGGCTGGAGATCGGTCAGTTGTCCCATCAGGAGAAATTGA